In Thiofilum sp., the genomic window AAGAGTGTACGCCCATAGCACCATAACCCATTTTATTAAGCTGCCCCACGATCAAACGATTGAGGGTGACATCATCATCAATGACTAATAAGAGGGGTAACATAACTTAATAGTCCTCAGCTTTATGATCTGCATCGGGAAAGGTTAGACGAAACACCGTGTGACCTGCTTGATGGGCAATGAGTTGAACGCTTCCATGATGTTGAGTGACTAAGCTACGCACAATCGTTAACCCTAAGCCAGAACCCATTTGCCCGATGCGCCGACTAAAAAAGGGATCAAAAATACGTGAGACAATTTCTGCATTAATACCAACCCCCGTGTCTTGCACTTCAATCAGCACCTGATTGTCGAGTATTTCAGTGCGTAGAGTCAAAAGCCCTCCTTTAGGCATGGCATGAAACGCATTTTGTACCAGATTTAAAATAATCATGCGTAGATCATTATCGGCCGCCAAAATACGTGGCTGTTGAGGAGCAAGCTCCAATACCTGTTCAATCTGCTGTTGTTCACGCTCAAAATGCAATAGGGATAGGGTCTCAATAATAACGCTATTCACCTCCACTAATTCGATATGATTACTAGAGAGTGTACCCAGTTTCATGAGCCTACGGGTGACTTTTAGACATTGATCTACTTGTTCGTCCACTAAATGCAGATAGTCTTTAAGTTCGGTGATGGTTTGTGGAGTATTGTCATCTTGATTTAATAAAGTATCGCTCGCTTGCAGTGCGATACGTACCGAGGCTAGAGGATTATGAATTTCATGCGCGACTCCTGCCGCTAGCTCGCCTAGGGCTGAAAGTTTTTGTTCGTGTGAATAATGCACTGCCTGTTCTAAGTCTCGAATCGCTTCAACTACCCAAAGCGCATTGGCGTGTTGAGCAGGTGCTTTGAGACGTGCTGCATAGACCTCTGTATTTAGAATACTACCGTCAGGGCGTTGAATCGTTTCAATAAATTTGAGGCTAGGTTGCTCATCACTCAAAGCCGCTAAGGGGCAAGTGCGTAATGAGGGCGGGCAGGGGCTATCGCGTTGATAGGTAATAGCATAGCAATAGTGTTGGCGTAGTAGTTGAGCATCAGGGTATCCCGTTTGTTGGGCATAGGCTTTATTAGCCACAATAATTTTATAATCCTGATCAATTACACGTACCCCGTCTGGCACACCGTCAATAATGCCCTGCAAAAACTGTTCACGATCTTGTAAGGCAGTATGGCTGGTTTGTAAGTGCTCGGCCATATGATTGAAAGTATGGGCCAGTTGCGTCAGCTCATTATGACCTTGGACGGTAACACGCGCTTGTAAATTGCCTTGTGAGAGCAAAGTACTGGCTTGATGTAATTGCTGAATCGGGTTCAATACATGGCGGCGCATAAACCACCAGCTTGCACCCGCACTAGCCGTGAGCGCTATAAAACCAGCCCCTAGTAAAAATAATAAGATTTGCTCGTTTTTTTGGCGTAGAGCATTCACCTCATGATCCACGACTAAAATGCCATTAACGGGGTGCTGGGTTAGCTCACCATGACAGCCTATACAAGCAGGTTGGTTAGGTACAGGATGAAAGGTGCGCAAACGCGGCTCTTGATTAGGCAAGGTAATAAATTGACTAATCGGTTGCAGCGGCAGGTCTTGAACCCGACAGTGAGAGCAAAAATGTTGAATAATATCCGCGCGTTGTTGCCCAATTAGCTCCTTATCAGAGGCAAAGCGTACCTCACCTTGAGGGTTAAGAATCAATACCTCTCTAATTTGGGCTTGAGCGCCTAAATCAGTCACCGTTTCCTGTAGTCCTACTAAATCACGCCGTAGCATGGCGCGTTCTAAAGCCGATTTTAATAATAAACTCACTGAAGCGGAGGCTTGCGTGCGCTCTTCAGTCAGTTGGGCTTGATAAAAATAGAAAAACAACACCAAAAATAAGATTGACACGCTTATCAAAATGCTCAGCAAAAACGTAATAAACCGCTTACTGAGTGTTGAGCTAGACGAGGTGTTAGCCATTGAAAAGGGTAGAGTCATAGGACAGGTTATCCCGCGCTAAAAAGCTACAGATAATTCTTAAGTATAATCCTATTATGACATTTTGTCTGAATTTTAAATGTCATGCCATTTTGACATATTTATTATGACAAAATGGCAGCATTTGAAGGGCTTATATAGAGCCAGCGCTTGGTTACTTTTGATAAAAATTAAATTAAAACAATAATTTATAGTGATTTTTATTGTTTGGCATAGTTGGTGCAGCGTAAGGGTGTACGCGTCATGTAAAGGATCAGGATTATGCCAATACGTGTGTTAATGAATAGAGTCTTAGTAGGCTTGTGGTTGTTTTCGAGTTCAACATCGATGGTCAATGCAGTTGATTATATTGCAGGTCTTCAGCCCTCTCAGCGTCCTGATCAAGCACCATTACTAACTGAAGTACAAAAAGAGGCTACTTGGTATGCCCACGCTCTTAAAGGTGTGGAGCCGCCTTACCCCTATTCCTTGCGCTTTTTGGAGGATCAAGGTTATTGGTTTACTCCCTTCAATCATGCAGGTATGACACCGCCCTACGATTTACGTGCTTGGCATTCTAAGTAGCTAGTCTGAATTCTTTATCTTTGCTGTGACCCCATCTTTTAGGAGAGATTTATGAAAGCATTATTAAAAAAAGTATTGCCTTTAATGGTTAGTGCTGTGTTGCTTGTTCCTGCTGTGTTTGCTGATCAACAAGGCATGTCAGGCATGGGTGGAATGAATGGTATGTCGGGAATGGGCGGCATGTCTGGCATGCAAGGGATGCAGGGCATGGGCGGCATGTCTGGTATGCAGGGCATGGGTGGAATGAGTGGCATGCAAGGGATGTCTGGTATGGCAGGACAGCCAGCAGGAATGGTGTGTGCTAGATGGGTACCTGCTCAAGCAGGGATGCAAGGCATGCAGGGTATGGGTGGCATGAATGGCATGTCGGGCATGAGCGGTAATCAGCAAGGTATGTCTGGAATGCAGGGCATGGGTGGCATGTCCGGCATGAATGGCATGTCAGGAATGGGCGGTATGAATGGAATGTCTGGAATGAACGGTATGTCAGGAATGGGTGGCATGAATGGCATGTCCGGCATGGGCGGTATGAATGGTATGTCCGGCATGGGCGGTATGAATGGTATGTCTGGAATGAATGGCATGTCAGGCATGGGCGGTATGAATGGTATGTCTGGAATGAATGGCATGTCCGGCATGGGTGGAATGAACGGCATGTCAGGAATGAGCGGTAATCAGCAAGGTATGTCGGGAATGCAGGGCATGGGTGGCATGAACGGTATGTCCGGTATGAATGGTATGTCTGGAATGGGTGGAATGGGTGGAATGAACGGCATGTCTGGAATGAACGGTATGTCAGGCATGGGCGGTATGGGTGGAATGAACGGCATGTCAGGAATGAGCGGTAATCAGCAAGGTATGTCGGGAATGCAGGGTATGGGTGGCATGAACGGTATGTCCGGCATGAACGGTATGTCAGGAATGAATGGTATGTCAGGAATGAACGGTATGTCAGGAATGAATGGCATGTCAGGAATGAACGGTATGTCAGGAATGAACGGTATGTCAGGAATGAACGGTATGTCAGGAATGAACGGTATGTCAGGAATGGGTGGCATGAACGGTATGTCTGGTATGGCAGGCGCTCCGGGCGAAGGTTGGGTTTGTGCTGAATGGGTTCCTGCACAGCAAGGCATGGGTGGTATGTCCGGCATGCAAGGCATGGGTGGCATGAATGGTATGTCCGGTATGGGCGGAATGTCCGGTATGCAAGGCATGGGTGGCATGAACGGTATGTCAGGAATGGGCGGCATGTCTGGTATGCAAGGCATGAATGGTATGTCAGGAATGGGCGGTATGTCTGGTATGCAAGGCATGGGTGGCATGAACGGTATGTCCGGTATGGGTGGCATGTCCGGTATGCAAGGACAAAATTGGACCCCTCCTAAAAACTAATGGACTGTTACTCATAACCTATGAAGCTACAGACACGTACCTTGGTGTCTGTAGCTCTTGATTAAGGGAGTGTTATTATGCATTCAGGTACGGAAAGGTGGGCTTTACTGTCCTTATTAGTGGCGATGCTTTTGGGTGTAGGAGGTATGGCGGCTATTGGCATAAGCCTAATAGTGGGCGAGAACAAGACACCAGAAGTCTTAATGAGTCCCGCCTCTAGTTCGTCATGGGTCACTTCTACACCTAGTCTTCCTATTGCATCAAGTACACAGACCAATAGCGCTACAGTAGCTAATACCGCTAATGCTACAGCTACTGTGACCACTACGCCTAATGCAACGGTAACACCTCCTACTACCCCAGTTGCAATAACTCCTGCTACGACTACACCAATTCAGACTCCAGTAGCTAGTAATACAGTGGTTAGCCTCTCTCCTGAAGAGGTAGCTCAACAGACCCAAATAGCTACCGATGCTCTATTAGCCTCAGTGCCTAAAGAGCCTATTACTATGAATTATGATCAGGCACATTATGATCCTATCCACTTTAAGCCTGCTATCGATCAAGCGACTAATGCGGATTGTTTGAAATGCCATCAAGAAGTGCTTACCACTAAAGTTCGTGATAGCTCGCCAGCGGGATTAAAAAAGGACGCTGTTCTTGCGTGGTATCAAACCCTAGATACTTATCAAGGTGAGCAAATGACCTTTCACCAACGCCACCTGACCGCCCCTTTTATTAATAAAGTCGCCAAAATGCGGTGTACTACTTGCCATCAAGGTAATGATCTCCGTGAAGAAACGGGAACAGGTTCAGCAGACGGACAAGGGAATTTAACAATGCGTAAAATGGTTAGTCCGCAAGTGTGCTTAATGTGTCATGGTCAGTTTCCT contains:
- a CDS encoding ATP-binding protein, whose translation is MSILFLVLFFYFYQAQLTEERTQASASVSLLLKSALERAMLRRDLVGLQETVTDLGAQAQIREVLILNPQGEVRFASDKELIGQQRADIIQHFCSHCRVQDLPLQPISQFITLPNQEPRLRTFHPVPNQPACIGCHGELTQHPVNGILVVDHEVNALRQKNEQILLFLLGAGFIALTASAGASWWFMRRHVLNPIQQLHQASTLLSQGNLQARVTVQGHNELTQLAHTFNHMAEHLQTSHTALQDREQFLQGIIDGVPDGVRVIDQDYKIIVANKAYAQQTGYPDAQLLRQHYCYAITYQRDSPCPPSLRTCPLAALSDEQPSLKFIETIQRPDGSILNTEVYAARLKAPAQHANALWVVEAIRDLEQAVHYSHEQKLSALGELAAGVAHEIHNPLASVRIALQASDTLLNQDDNTPQTITELKDYLHLVDEQVDQCLKVTRRLMKLGTLSSNHIELVEVNSVIIETLSLLHFEREQQQIEQVLELAPQQPRILAADNDLRMIILNLVQNAFHAMPKGGLLTLRTEILDNQVLIEVQDTGVGINAEIVSRIFDPFFSRRIGQMGSGLGLTIVRSLVTQHHGSVQLIAHQAGHTVFRLTFPDADHKAEDY